Sequence from the Macaca fascicularis isolate 582-1 chromosome 16, T2T-MFA8v1.1 genome:
tttcatgataaaaatgctcaaaaaGCTATGAGTAGAAGGAAACTACCTCAACATGATAAAAACTGTCCATGAAAAgcccacagcaaacatcatactcagtggtgaaaggctgaaaacttttcctctaagatcaagaacaagaaaAGCATGTCCActctcgccactcctattcaacacagtactggaggTTCCAGTCGGAccaagcaagaaaaagaaataaaaggcattcacattggaaaggaaaaagcaaggccgggtgcggtggctcacgcctgtaatcccagcaccttgggaggccaaggcgggtggatcacctgaggtcaggagtttgagaccagcctggccaacatggtgaaaccccatctctactaaaaatacaaaaattagctgggtgtggtggcatatgcctgtagtcccagctactcgggaggctgagacaggagtatctcttgaacctgggaggcagaggttgcagtgaaccaagatcacaccactgcactccagcctgagcgacagagcaagacttaatctcaaaataaagaaaaaagaaaaaagaaaaatgtaaaattactctgtttacagatgatatgatGTTATATGTAAGGAATTTTAAATACTCCATAAAAAATCTGTTAGAGCTAATTAATGATATCAGCAAAGTAGcaagatacaaagtcaacatccaagtatcagttgcatttctatacactaccAATGGATAATCTGAAAAGGATTATCCATTTTgcccaaaaaagacaaaaacaattcCATGTATAGtaccatcaaaaagaataaaataattaggaattaacttaaccaaggaggtgaaagacttgcacaatgaaaactacaaaatattgctgaaagaaattaaagaacacataaataaatagaaacacaaaaataaatagaattctatgttcatggattggaagatttaataGTGTTAAGATGTCagtacttcccaaagcaatctacagagtcaaCACAATCCCTATCTAAATCCCAGTGACTTTTGCAGAAATAGGAAgcccatcctaaaattcatatggaatctcaagagGCCCAAGAtatccaaaacaatcttgaaaaagaagaacaaagctggacgacTCAtaattcctgatttcaaaactcacTACAAAGCTACATAAATCAAAATGGTATGGTactcacagacagacagacatatagaccaatggaatagaacagagagcccagggctgggtgcggtggctcaagcctgtaatcccagcactttgggaggctgagatgggcggatcacgaggtcaggagatcgagaccatactggctaatatggtgaaatcccgtctctactaaaaaaaaaaaaaaaatacaaaaaactagccaggcatggtggtgggcacctgtagtcccagctactcgggaggctgaggcaggagaatggcataaacccgggagacggtccagcctgggtgacagagtgagactccgtctcaaaaaaaaaaaaaaaaaaaaaaaagaacagagagcccagaaataaaccttcatATAATATGGTCCAACGATTGttgacaagagtgccaagaccattcaatggggaaaaacaGTCTTTCAACAAatcgtgctgggaaaactagatgtccacatgcaaaataatgaaattggacccttacctaacaccatatatgaaaataactcaaaatggatcaaagacctaaatgtaaaacatgaaactcttttttttttttttttttttttgagacggagtctcgctctgtcgcccaggctggagtgcagtggccagatctcagctcactgcaagctccgcctcccgggttcccgccattctcctgcctcagcctccctagtagctgggaccacaggcgccgccacctcgcccggctaattttttgtgtttttagtagagacggggtttcgccgtgttagccaggatggtctcgatctcctgaccttgtgatccgcccgtctcggcctccaaaagtgctgggattacaggcttgagccaccgcgcccggccgatgaaactcttaaaagaaaacagagcaaAAGCCTCATGACATGGGATTTGAcaagatttcttggatatgacagcAAAGGCATggtcaacaaaagaaaaaaatagacaacttTGATTTCATGATAACTAAAAAATCTCGTGGGtcgaaagaaactatcaacagactaAAAAGGCAACCcaaagaatggcagaaaatatttgcaaatcatatatccgAAAATAGATTAATAACCAGAAATTTAGagagaatatatgaagaactcctaaaacttaatcacaaataaacaaaattcagttcaaaaatgggcaaaggacttgaatagacatttatccaaagaagatatcAACTGCCTAACAAGCCCATGAGAAGATGCCTACGATCACTAATCATGAGGCAAATGGAAATCAAAGCTACAACAAGGgcgggacgcggtggctcacgcctgtaatgccaacactttgggaggccaaggtgggtggatcacccgaggccaggagttcaggaccagcctggtcaacatggtgaaatcccatctccactaaaaatacaaaaattagccaggcatggttgcacatgcctgtaatcccagctactcaggaggctgaggcagaagaatcacttgaacccagaaagcggaggttgcagtgagccgagatcatgccactgcaatccagcctgggtgacagagcaaattTCCATCTcgaaagacaaaaatgaaaacaaaacaaatcacaatgagatgccacctcaCACCCCTTAGGATGgctgctatttaaaataaaaaccctcAGAGAAGAGAAtcacaagtattggtgaggatgtggggcaGTCGGCCCCTGTGCGCTGCCAGTGGGAATGGAAAACAGTGCGGCTGCCATGGAAACACTATGGCAGCTCCTCAAACACTTAAATTAGAACAACCGCATcagccagcaattccacttctagttatcatcccaaaagaactgaaagcaggctCTCAGAGAGacatttgtacacccatgttcatagcagcattattcacaattgccaaaaggtagaagaaaaatCTAGGGTCCATGAACAGACAAATGAATACtcaaaatgtacaataaatgagtatcattcaccattttttttttttttttgagacagagtcttcttttgtcacccaggctggagtgcggtggcacaatctcagctcactgcaacctctgcctcccgagttctagcaattctgctgcctcagcctcccaagtagctggaactccaggctcccaccaccacccctggctaatttctgtattttcagtagagacggggtttcaccatgttggccaggctggtctcgaactcctgacctcaggtgatctgcccgcctcggcctcccaaagtgctgggattgtgcaggtgtgagccaccgctcctggcttaaaactccatctcaaaaaaaaaaaaaaaaaaaaggtggccggggacggtggctcacgcctgtaatcccagcactttgggaggccaaggtaggcagatcacctgaggtcaggagttcaagaccagcctgatcaatatggtgaaaccccgtctctactaaaaatacagaaattagtcaggcgtggcagcgtgcacctgtaattccagctacttgggagcctgagacaggaaaattgcttgaacctgggaggcggaggttgcagggcggagattgtgctactgtatcccagcctgggtgatagggtgatagagtaagacacTGTATCAATAATAGCAATTTAAAAAGGGCAACGATGGTAAATTTATGCTATGTGAATTTTATCATGATAAAAaggcaaacaagaaagaagagaagcatTAAGGAAATGGAGGAAAAGGCACCCGCCGAGCCTGGACATTCTCCAGCATCAAACGTGTGTTCTGCAGGTGACTTTATCTGCATCGTGTTCGCTTGCATATTCCAAATATTCTGTAATAATCCTAACTGCTTCATCTCATCCAAAAGTTATTACAGATAATATTTCAATCATCCTAATTAAAACAATCACATTCATTTAAAGGCCAAAGTCAGGCAAGAATTTTACTGGCCACTAATTGCTGCTGGGGCCAGGCAGGGCTCAGCCCTTTGGGAAAGTGACCTGGGAGGATCCACCAGTGTCCCCTTCCCTGTCCCGGCCTGGACATCTCCCTGATATCCGACCTGAGGCTCCAGGTGGCCCCGACCTCTATACCCGGCTGGGATGGGCCCTGCAGCCCCGTCGGGGACCACATGGAACCGGGTTCGTCTCCTCAGCTCCTGGGGTCTCTTGAAGAAGGAGGATAATGGAGCCTCCTTCAAGAGGCtgctgtgggccgggcgcggtggctcacgcctgtaaccccagcactttgggaggccaaggtgggtggatcacgaggtcgggagatcgagaccatcctggctaacacggtgaaaccccgtctctactaaaaatacaaaaaattagccgggcgaggtggcgggcacctgtagtcccagctactcggaggctgaggcaggagaatggcgtgaacccgggaggcggagcttgcagtgagccgagatcgcgccactgcactccaacccggggtgacagagcgagactccatctcaaaaaaaaaaaaaaaaaaaaaaaggctgctgTGGCAGTCCGAGACCCCCGGGGCCCTGCCAATGGCAGATGACACTGTTATTACATTGTCACCTATCACATATCATGACTGTCACCTTCAGTAGTGGGGACAATATCCTCACACCTCCAAAATGAGCAGGCTACCACGGCCTACGTAAGAGGCCTTGGTGGTCCCGTGGCCTCCAGTAGAAAGCCGGCCCCCCACCCCGGCAGGCAGCACCGTCCCTGGCTTGCTCACAGACCTGCCGTGCCCAGCATGACCACCCTCCCTGGCAGAAGGGGACCGTGCCCCTGGTATATTCAGAGCCAGCCAGGGATCACCCTGGCCCCCAGCAGGGGAGGCACCGTGGTTTGTGAGGAGGACCTGGCCTGGATAAGCTTTGTCCCGTAGGAGCCTGGAGCCTCCCTACTCCCACCAGCCTGCAGGCTGCGCTGTGCCCCTTCCCACCGGCCCAAGcccccaggctgggctgcagcaCCCACTTGGCTGCCCCTTCAAACCCTACTCACGTGCCTGGCCCTGGAGCCTGTTTCCTGCACCAGAGCTGGATGGACGGGGTCCTCAGCCTCAATCTCCCTGCACCCACGCACCGCCCGCAGCCCCTCCCACCGTGTGCAGCCCACCGCACTGGAGGCctgaggcctgggttccagccccgtgaccttgggcaggtcccTCAGCCCTTCTGACCTCAGGTTTCCAGCTGCTGTCTGCCCAGCTGGCCTCGGTCACCCGCTCACCGGCTCACTGGTGCCCTCTGCTCCTCCCTAACTCCATCCCAGGTTTGGGGAGGCCAGACGCGGTTAAGGGTCAGTCTGCCCAGCCCAGTGTGGACACACCAAGTGCCTGCGAGCCCCTGGGAGCTgcctgtgccaggctggagtgccagggAGGGGCGAGGACAGCTGCAGCCCCAAGATGTAAACAGGCGTGCAGGTATAAAAGCTGGAGCCCCTGGGCCTCTCCGCACCCCCGCCTGACCCACCTTCCCAGAACTCTCAAAAGAAGCCAGGCAGAGGTGAGCCCTGCCAAGGAGGGCTGTGGGTCCCAGGCAGAGGTAAGCCCTGCCAAGGAGGGCTGTGGGTCCCAGGCAGAGGTGAGCCCTGCCAAGGAGGGCTGTGGGTCCCAGGCAGAGGTAAGCCCTGCCAAGGAGGGGTGTGGGTCCCTGGCAGCTGAGGTTATCCGAGCTGGATGGTGGGAACTTGGGGGCCTCCTCTTCATCCACAGGACAAGGGTGGCCCTGGGAGACCCCAGGGAGCCCAGGGGAGGTGGGGAAAGGAAGTGGAAAGAGAAGGAATGACCCTTCCTGCCAGTATCACCACTATGAGCCCCAAGGGGACCCCCGGATGGAAGACAGCTGCACGTGCCTAGTCCTGTGGGGCACATGTGCGTGCACGCGGGTGCTGGCGCGAGCCTCTGTGGGCACGGCTACAAGAGGCGGCTGAGAGCTGGGGCCTCTGCATAGGGAGCTGGACCTGCTCACTCTGCCCCTAGGCCCCCAGGCTCTGAGTGGGGATGGAGATGGGGTGTGGCTGGCAGGGCAGCGGGTCCAAGGCCTCTGGCCCCCAGACTCCAGCAGACACACAGAGCCGGCTCTGGTCCCCGTGCCCTGCCAGAGGGATCCCACTGCCTCCATCACCTGTTCCCCCGAGAGGCCTCTCTCATCTCAGCATCTGCCCTTGGTGACTAGGTGGCAGAGGCTAGTTGCTGTGGGCAGACCACAGCCTCCAAGAATGGAAGGTCCGGAATGGCCCGGGGCGGGGCAACCCAGATGTAGCAATGCTGGGGAGGTGTGTGCTCTGAGGGGTCTTAGCCCAGCCTGGAGGCTACAGGAGCTCCAGCTGTGGAGGGTGGGTAAAGGGAGTGGGGAAAAAGAGGCCTTTTGGCAGGGCCTTTCCCGGCACTGAGGGCAGCCCCCCGAGTCCAGGCAGGGCCTAAGGATAGCTCGTGTGGTGTCCCACAGCCTCCCCCCGCAGGACATCCTGGCTCACTTGGATCCCGTTAAACTGCAGCCCGGGCCGGCGATGCAGGAGCTATAAATAAACCAGCAGTCTGGAGCTCCAGGCCTGCCTCCACCCTGTCTCCAGCCCGGATCCCAGGCTCCCCTGCCTTTGTTGGGGGCACCCCTGAGAGCAGTGGGATTGGGGGTGGTGAACGAGCCCAGCCCAGGGGCGCCCCCAGCGCTCGGCAGATGGGACATTGGTTCCTGGCTCAGCCACGTTTAGCGTGAAATttggcccagcccctcctctaTAAAGGAGGTGACATTGGGCCTGGGGCCCCAAGTGGGAGGCAGGTGTCCTCTCTTCCAGAACGGGTCCCCCAGATGCCAGGGTTGGAGGAGGGGAACCAGAGTTCCAGCTCTGAATGAAGTGGGGCAGGGCCTGTCCTGAGGGCCTTGGAGGCCCAGGCCTGCCCCACATGCCCGCTCACCAACACCCTGCTGGCTGGGGGAATCAGCCACTGCAGGGGCCTTGGGGGCCCAGCTCCAGCCCCATAGCAGCAGACAAGCCCATTCCCCACCATCTCCCTTCTCTCCTGGCTCCTCACACAACCCCGTGAAGGGGCAGGTGTCTCCCCATATCACATGGCAGCTGGAGGCACCATGGGTTGGGGAGAAGAACCTGGTCCAAGGGCTGCAGCTGGCACCCCCACACCCCCGGGGCACCAGGGTTGGGTTGCAACCCTTGACCTATGGCCTCTCTATCCAGAGGAGAGCAGAGATGCCTCTGGCCACTGCCCAGCCCCATTCGAGAACACAGGCCGCCCCTCCTGGCAGCAAGAGCGTTCCAGAAGGCTCTACCACCCCGTGAACTTTCAAGAGGGCCAAGAAGCCTGGGACACCTGCTGCCCCTTGCGCTCTGAGATAGCTGCTGTGCTGAGCCCCAGAACCCAACCCCCGCTGGGGACAGCAACCCGAGAGCCCAGCAGGTCACAAGGTGCTGCTGTGGGGGCCACAGGATGGCCCGGCCCCTTCCGCTGGCCCCTCTGCCTGTGCCCAGACCCTCATCTGCCTGGCTGGGATCCCAGCCTGTCTCAGGGGCCCTGCCACGACGCCAACACTATGACACCTGTCATCGTTCCCACTTTACGGCAGGACCCAGCACCACGCGGCATCTACGTCTGCTCTGGCCCAAGCAGCACCCCCAATCCATGTGTGCACTCCATGAATTGACTCCCTATCCACCCCAGGACCAGGATGGACGAGGACTTCTCCCAGATGAAGAAGATGGCCTTGGCCATGGGCACGTCCCTATCAGACAAGGACATTGAGCTGCTGCCCACGGACATGAGACACCACGGTACAGCCTGCCCCGCCCAGCACAGCCCCCACCCATCCAGCCCAGCTGTGGTCAGGAGACCTCACCCCTTTTTTGGGGCTGATGGGTCCAGGACCCCAGGACCTGCGGCGGGCGGGGACATGGGGGTGCAGGACCTGGCAGCCCCCATCCCAGGGTGGGGTCTTCCCTGGAGGCCTGGCGGGAGTGAGGTTGGCCCCTCCGTGAGCCCAGCCTGGTTGCCCCAGGATCCTACAGCTACCTCAAGTTCTTTGAGCACATGCGCAAGTTCCACGCCTCAGGCCAGCTGGACGAAGCCATCCGAGAGGCCTTCCAGGCCCTGGACAAGGACAGGAGCGGCTTCATTGAGTGGAATGAGATCAAGTAATAGCCGGTGGCCGGGGAGGGGTGGGGCCCAAGCCACCCAGACCACACCAAATGCCCACCTGGCAGACCTGGCTTTCCCCCACCGGGTCCCGGCTAGCCTTGTAGCTGGCAGGGCTGGGCCAGAACCGGCTAGAGGCCCAGGAGGCCCACAGGCCCAggctcctggcctgaagtgtCCTCGCCTACAAAGTGGGGGGTGAACGTCTCGTGAGCCACTGGGCACTGGCTGGAAGCCCGTTGGCACTGACTCGAGCCCCCTCGGCCCCAGGTACATTCTGTCCATCATCCCCAGCAGCGGGCCCACTGCCCCGCTGACAGACGAGGAGGCTGAGGCCATGATCCAGGCGGCGGACACAGACGGGGATGGGAGGATCGACTACGAAGGTGGGGGCAGCACAGCCAGGGTATCCTCAGGACCCTCCTTCCCCTGCTAGGCCACGACCCTTGCCCATGGCCTCACCCTGAGGGCACCAGCACCCAACTCATAGAAGAGGAAATCCAGGCTCAGGGGTCTGGGCTGGGCCGGGAGCCGAGGGGCTCTCCCCTGGGCCAAGGGCCCCACTGCAGAGGGGCGGCCGGGAGGGCTTTGGGAAGGCCAGCTGTGGCGGAGCCAGCGGGTATGGGGTCTCTGGGCTCAGGGATACCATCTTCTGGGGGGCCCACGGTCTTTGAGGCTCTCCATGGCTGCCCTGAGTTCTGGGCCATCTCACTCCCCAGTGGCTGGCCACaggcctggagggcagagggCACACGAGGTGGGCTGGGCCTCCAGACACCCCCTGCCCAGCCATGGGCCCTGTCCTCATCTGCCTGGGTCTGGAAACCCCAGCAAACCTGGCTTGTGGGGAGCCACAAGGCTTGGCGAGCAGCCTGGCCCCTCTCAGAACCCAGGGCCCCCAGCtgctccgtgcctcagtttccccactaaGAGATGATCATAGGAGGAGCACCTGTTCTCAGAGGGTCTGGTGGAATTCCTGAGAGTCTCTGCAGAGACCCAGGCCACTGCAAGTCCCCAGTCCCCGGCCGGGGTCAACTCATCACGACCAAGCAGCCTGGCCCAGGGCAAACGGCTCCAGCGTGGGGCCCCGGCCAGACAGGCTGGAGGCCTGGTCCCTACCCAAGGGCTTGGGGACTGTGTCGTCCAGGCACACTCCCTCTGCCTCTTTTGAGAGTT
This genomic interval carries:
- the PVALEF gene encoding parvalbumin-like EF-hand-containing protein, which codes for MDEDFSQMKKMALAMGTSLSDKDIELLPTDMRHHGSYSYLKFFEHMRKFHASGQLDEAIREAFQALDKDRSGFIEWNEIKYILSIIPSSGPTAPLTDEEAEAMIQAADTDGDGRIDYEEFSELIKKEKIPKKK